Proteins from one Deinococcus actinosclerus genomic window:
- a CDS encoding MFS transporter small subunit — MTDRPPTPETAPATPVILLAWLAPAVPLVWGVWQTLLKVAQLFN; from the coding sequence ATGACCGACCGACCCCCGACCCCCGAGACTGCGCCCGCGACGCCCGTGATCCTGCTGGCGTGGCTGGCGCCCGCCGTGCCCTTGGTGTGGGGCGTGTGGCAGACGCTCCTGAAGGTGGCGCAGCTGTTCAACTGA
- a CDS encoding OFA family MFS transporter: MGILDRPQSVAGRGWSRWLVPPAALAVHLSIGQIYGYSVFNKPLTRLLSGDVSAETGAPGDWTLFQVGLIFSVALFFLGASSALFGKWVEREGPRKTMVASALLFCGGFFVAALGVKLHSLPLVIFGNGVLGGVGLGLGYISPVSTLIKWFPDRPGLATGMAIMGFGGGALIGSPLGTALMGRFAGDGTLGVGSTFLIMGAVYLLFMLFGAFLIRVPADGWTPPGWTPKPQAAGGMISSHNVLVDQAFRTPQFWLLFAVLFLNVTAGIGVLGQASVMIQEMFSDRVLGAGNGVTAAAAAGFVGLLSIFNMAGRFFWSSTSDRIGRKPTYMIFFALGAALYFLIPMFGNMGSLSLFVAGFCVIMSMYGGGFATIPAYLRDMFGTANVGAIHGRLLLAWSAAAIVGPSLVNGFRDRQIASGVPAAQAYSTTMYIMAALLVVGFGANLLVRPVAQRYWADTRTPDPHPGDD; this comes from the coding sequence ATGGGCATTCTGGATCGTCCGCAGTCCGTCGCCGGGCGCGGCTGGAGCCGCTGGCTGGTGCCGCCCGCCGCGCTGGCCGTGCACCTGAGCATCGGCCAGATCTACGGCTATTCCGTGTTCAACAAACCCCTCACCCGGCTGCTCAGCGGCGACGTGAGCGCCGAGACGGGCGCGCCCGGCGACTGGACACTCTTTCAGGTCGGCCTGATCTTCAGCGTCGCGCTGTTCTTCCTGGGCGCCAGCAGCGCCCTGTTCGGCAAGTGGGTGGAGCGCGAGGGGCCCCGCAAGACCATGGTCGCCAGCGCCCTGCTGTTCTGCGGCGGGTTCTTCGTCGCCGCGCTCGGGGTGAAACTGCACTCACTGCCGCTGGTGATCTTCGGGAACGGCGTGCTGGGCGGCGTCGGCCTGGGCCTGGGTTACATCAGCCCGGTCAGCACCCTGATCAAGTGGTTCCCGGACCGTCCCGGTCTCGCCACCGGCATGGCCATCATGGGCTTCGGCGGCGGCGCCCTGATCGGCAGTCCGCTGGGCACCGCCCTGATGGGCCGCTTCGCCGGGGACGGCACGCTGGGCGTCGGCAGCACCTTCCTGATCATGGGCGCCGTGTACCTGCTGTTCATGCTGTTCGGCGCGTTCCTGATCCGCGTGCCCGCCGACGGCTGGACGCCCCCCGGCTGGACACCGAAACCCCAGGCGGCGGGCGGCATGATCAGCAGCCACAATGTCCTCGTGGATCAGGCGTTCCGCACGCCGCAGTTCTGGCTGCTGTTCGCCGTGCTGTTCCTGAACGTCACCGCCGGGATCGGCGTGCTCGGGCAGGCCAGCGTCATGATCCAGGAGATGTTCAGTGACCGCGTGCTGGGCGCCGGGAACGGCGTCACCGCCGCCGCCGCCGCCGGCTTCGTGGGCCTGCTGAGCATCTTCAACATGGCGGGCCGCTTCTTCTGGTCGTCCACGAGTGACCGCATCGGGCGCAAGCCCACGTACATGATCTTCTTCGCGCTGGGCGCCGCGCTGTACTTCCTGATCCCGATGTTCGGGAACATGGGCAGCCTGAGCCTGTTCGTCGCGGGCTTCTGCGTGATCATGAGCATGTACGGCGGCGGATTCGCCACCATCCCCGCATACCTGCGCGACATGTTCGGCACCGCGAACGTCGGCGCGATCCACGGCCGCCTGCTGCTCGCCTGGAGTGCCGCCGCGATCGTCGGCCCCAGCCTCGTGAACGGCTTCCGCGACCGGCAGATCGCGTCCGGCGTGCCCGCCGCGCAGGCCTACAGCACCACCATGTACATCATGGCGGCGCTGCTCGTCGTGGGCTTCGGCGCGAACCTCCTCGTGCGGCCCGTCGCGCAGCGCTACTGGGCCGACACCCGCACCCCCGACCCCCACCCCGGCGACGACTGA
- a CDS encoding formate dehydrogenase accessory sulfurtransferase FdhD yields MAVEEPLELRLHTPDGPLPLGVLMRTPGHDRELLLGWLVSEDLLPDDLKLHPDAENPNVWHLHTPDFARLAAGARLAVSSSACGVCGSGSVERLMARASPPSWAGSPLDAAWLSDLPEVLVAAQPGFAATGGLHGAALFTPDGTRLAAFEDVGRHNAVDKLVGWAQARGRLPLSGAVLVVSSRAGFEIVQKAVTAGVAVVVAVGAATSLAVDTAAAFGVTLCGFARGDRLTVYAGGERLSAGSDEESPADA; encoded by the coding sequence GTGGCGGTCGAGGAACCGCTGGAACTGCGCCTGCACACGCCGGACGGCCCGCTGCCGCTGGGGGTGCTGATGCGCACGCCCGGGCACGACCGCGAGTTGCTGCTGGGCTGGCTGGTCTCCGAGGACCTGCTGCCCGACGACCTAAAGCTGCACCCTGACGCGGAGAATCCGAACGTGTGGCACCTGCACACGCCGGACTTCGCGCGGCTCGCGGCGGGCGCGCGGCTGGCGGTGTCGTCCAGCGCGTGCGGGGTGTGCGGGTCGGGCAGTGTGGAGCGCCTGATGGCCCGCGCCTCTCCCCCGTCCTGGGCGGGCAGCCCGCTGGACGCGGCGTGGCTCTCGGACCTGCCGGAGGTGCTGGTGGCGGCCCAGCCGGGCTTCGCGGCGACCGGCGGCCTGCACGGCGCGGCCCTGTTCACGCCGGACGGCACGCGGCTGGCGGCCTTCGAGGACGTGGGACGGCACAACGCCGTGGACAAACTGGTGGGCTGGGCGCAGGCGCGGGGCCGCCTCCCGTTGTCGGGTGCGGTGCTGGTCGTGAGCAGCCGCGCGGGCTTCGAGATCGTGCAGAAGGCCGTCACGGCGGGGGTCGCGGTGGTCGTGGCGGTGGGCGCGGCCACCAGCCTCGCGGTGGATACGGCGGCGGCTTTCGGGGTGACGCTGTGCGGCTTCGCGCGCGGCGACCGGCTGACCGTGTACGCCGGGGGAGAACGCCTGTCCGCCGGGTCAGATGAGGAGTCTCCGGCAGACGCGTGA
- a CDS encoding DUF1641 domain-containing protein yields MAKPLEFTPRTPTPQEQLHTEVADSTEALLAGLHLLRQLHEHGVLDVAQKTVRGGEGLTASLLHILGGQSSTALIRNVTELGKTLSALDPGEVSVLGHAVTVGVHEGARHVAAGKGIGLGELLGLLKDRDVQVALGAIFALLKGAGRALREANEAVPQTANQAEVGR; encoded by the coding sequence ATGGCGAAACCACTCGAATTCACGCCCCGCACGCCCACCCCGCAGGAGCAGCTGCACACCGAGGTGGCCGACTCCACCGAGGCGCTGCTGGCGGGCCTGCACCTGCTGCGGCAGCTGCACGAGCACGGCGTGCTGGATGTCGCGCAGAAGACCGTGCGGGGCGGCGAGGGCCTCACGGCCTCGCTGCTGCACATCCTGGGTGGGCAGAGCAGCACTGCCCTGATCCGCAACGTGACCGAACTCGGCAAGACCCTCTCGGCACTCGATCCGGGCGAGGTCAGCGTGCTCGGGCACGCGGTCACGGTGGGCGTGCACGAAGGCGCGCGGCACGTCGCGGCCGGGAAGGGCATCGGCCTGGGTGAACTGCTGGGCCTGCTGAAGGACCGGGACGTGCAGGTGGCGCTCGGCGCGATCTTCGCGCTTCTCAAGGGCGCGGGGCGGGCGCTGCGCGAGGCGAACGAGGCCGTGCCGCAGACCGCCAATCAGGCCGAGGTAGGCCGCTGA
- the fdhF gene encoding formate dehydrogenase subunit alpha, whose amino-acid sequence MGELDVPNDAHIRSEVGPTRPPRGAQVQVMVDGAAQAAWAGEPLVDVINRAQIELAQVCYHPQLGPLQTCDTCAVEIDGVVGRACGTPVRAGMVVRTQTNAARTAQRDAYDRIVANHDLYCTVCDNNNGNCTVHNTLGVLGIDHQTRPFQPKGFEKDMSNPFYRYDPDQCILCGRCVEACQNVQVNETLTIDWEAEQPRVLWDGGKPIGESSCVSCGHCITVCPCNALQEKSMLGEAGLFTGIPLPVWNSAIDVVKGVEASAGLKPIMNVSEIESAARDRYIKKTKTVCTYCGVGCSFDVWTDERHILKVEPGLGHANGISTCVKGKFGWDYVNSEDRLTSPLIRDGDRFREATWDEALALVARRFTEIRAAKGPDALAFVASSKASNEEAFLVQKFARQVIGTNNVDNCSRYCQSPASKGLSLTVGIGGDSGTIKDIENASLVITVGSNTAESHPVLATRVKRAQKLGHTRVIVFDIREHELARRADEFHRPNPGTDFVWLAAVSKFILDNGLEDKAFLRDRVNGLDEFRASIEEYTLERAERETGLSAATLEALARRIASEERVCILWAMGVTQQCGGTDTSAAISNLLLITGNYGRLGTGAYPLRGHNNVQGASDMGAQPDAVSGYQRVDDPFAVQRHEREWGVTLRPERGLDNTQMIDAAIRGDLRALWITGEEMSLTDANANHLQEGFEALEFLVVQDLYFTNTARFADVVLPAAASLEKEGTFTNTERRIQRLYEVMPPLKGTKPDWQIYTAVAERMGHRWGYTHPAQIMAEIARLTPHFAGVSYDRLEGYDTLCWPVAEDGSDQPLLYTERFNFPDGKARLYAGEYRPRQQAPNDQFDLHLNSGRMLEHFHEGNMTFRVAGIAAKAPDAFVEISPELAAERSIQSGQWARLVSEHGAVRLQVLVTGRVSGNQVFVPMNARKAEDAVNRLTGSQGDATTNTPAYKDTRVRLDVLHDVGPNPLPATNPRWGHPTPQQGVEVERKWARPDYVFPGGLLPMHGDSLNARADALGADD is encoded by the coding sequence ATGGGCGAACTGGACGTGCCGAACGACGCGCATATCCGCAGCGAGGTGGGGCCGACCCGGCCGCCGCGCGGGGCGCAGGTGCAGGTCATGGTGGACGGGGCCGCGCAGGCGGCGTGGGCAGGCGAGCCGCTGGTGGACGTGATCAACCGCGCGCAGATCGAACTGGCGCAGGTGTGTTACCACCCGCAGCTGGGCCCCCTGCAGACGTGCGACACCTGCGCGGTCGAGATCGACGGCGTGGTGGGCCGCGCGTGCGGGACGCCGGTGCGGGCCGGGATGGTGGTGCGCACGCAGACGAACGCGGCGCGCACGGCGCAGCGCGACGCGTACGACCGGATCGTGGCGAACCACGACCTGTACTGCACGGTGTGCGACAACAACAACGGGAACTGCACGGTGCACAACACGCTGGGCGTGCTGGGCATCGACCACCAGACCCGGCCCTTCCAGCCCAAGGGCTTTGAGAAGGACATGAGCAATCCCTTCTACCGCTACGACCCGGACCAGTGCATCCTGTGTGGCCGCTGCGTGGAGGCCTGCCAGAACGTGCAGGTGAACGAGACCCTGACGATCGACTGGGAGGCGGAGCAGCCGCGCGTGCTGTGGGACGGCGGGAAACCCATCGGTGAGAGCAGCTGCGTCAGCTGCGGGCACTGCATTACGGTCTGCCCCTGCAACGCCCTGCAGGAGAAGTCCATGCTGGGCGAGGCGGGGCTGTTCACCGGAATTCCGCTGCCGGTGTGGAACTCGGCGATTGACGTGGTCAAGGGCGTGGAGGCCAGCGCGGGCCTGAAGCCGATCATGAACGTCAGCGAGATCGAGTCGGCCGCCCGCGACCGCTACATCAAGAAGACGAAGACGGTCTGCACGTACTGCGGCGTGGGCTGCTCATTCGACGTCTGGACGGACGAACGGCACATCCTGAAGGTCGAGCCGGGCCTGGGGCACGCCAACGGCATCAGCACCTGCGTGAAGGGCAAGTTCGGCTGGGACTACGTGAACAGCGAGGACCGCCTGACCAGCCCCCTCATACGCGACGGGGACCGATTCCGCGAGGCGACCTGGGACGAGGCGCTGGCGCTGGTCGCGCGGCGCTTCACTGAGATCCGCGCGGCGAAGGGACCGGACGCGCTGGCATTCGTGGCGAGCAGCAAGGCCAGCAACGAGGAAGCGTTCCTGGTGCAGAAGTTCGCGCGTCAGGTGATCGGCACGAACAACGTGGACAACTGCTCGCGCTACTGCCAGTCCCCGGCCAGCAAGGGCCTGTCCCTGACGGTCGGGATCGGCGGGGACAGCGGCACCATCAAGGACATCGAGAACGCCAGTCTGGTGATCACGGTGGGCAGCAACACCGCCGAGAGCCACCCGGTGCTCGCCACCCGCGTGAAGCGCGCGCAGAAGCTGGGGCACACGCGGGTGATCGTGTTCGACATCCGCGAGCATGAACTCGCCCGCCGCGCCGACGAGTTCCACCGCCCGAACCCCGGGACGGACTTCGTGTGGCTGGCGGCCGTCAGCAAGTTCATCCTGGACAACGGCCTGGAGGACAAAGCCTTCCTGCGCGACCGTGTGAACGGCCTGGACGAGTTCCGCGCGTCCATCGAGGAGTACACCCTGGAGCGCGCCGAACGCGAGACCGGCCTGAGCGCCGCCACGCTGGAGGCCCTGGCGCGGCGCATCGCCAGCGAGGAGCGGGTGTGCATCCTGTGGGCGATGGGCGTCACGCAGCAGTGCGGCGGGACCGACACGAGCGCGGCGATCAGCAACCTGCTCCTGATCACCGGGAACTACGGGCGGCTGGGGACCGGCGCGTACCCGCTGCGCGGCCACAACAACGTGCAGGGCGCGTCGGACATGGGCGCGCAGCCGGACGCGGTCAGCGGGTACCAGCGGGTCGATGATCCGTTCGCCGTGCAGCGCCACGAGCGCGAGTGGGGCGTCACCCTCCGCCCCGAACGCGGCCTGGACAACACGCAGATGATCGACGCGGCCATCCGCGGGGACCTGCGCGCCCTGTGGATCACGGGCGAGGAGATGAGTCTCACCGACGCGAACGCCAACCACCTCCAGGAGGGCTTCGAGGCGCTGGAGTTCCTGGTCGTGCAGGACCTGTACTTCACGAACACGGCGCGCTTCGCGGACGTGGTGCTGCCGGCGGCGGCGTCGCTGGAGAAGGAGGGCACCTTCACGAACACCGAGCGCCGCATCCAGCGGCTGTACGAGGTCATGCCGCCCCTGAAAGGCACGAAACCCGACTGGCAGATCTACACGGCGGTCGCCGAGCGCATGGGGCACCGCTGGGGCTACACGCACCCCGCCCAGATCATGGCGGAGATCGCGCGCCTCACGCCGCACTTCGCCGGGGTGAGCTACGACCGCCTGGAGGGCTACGACACGCTGTGCTGGCCGGTCGCGGAGGACGGCAGCGATCAGCCGCTGCTGTACACCGAGCGCTTCAACTTCCCCGACGGGAAGGCGCGCCTGTACGCCGGGGAGTACCGGCCCCGCCAGCAGGCCCCGAACGACCAGTTCGACCTGCACCTGAACAGCGGGCGCATGCTGGAGCACTTCCACGAGGGGAACATGACCTTCCGCGTGGCGGGGATCGCCGCGAAGGCCCCGGATGCGTTCGTGGAGATCAGCCCCGAACTGGCCGCCGAGCGCAGCATCCAGAGCGGGCAGTGGGCACGGCTGGTCAGTGAGCACGGCGCGGTGCGCCTGCAGGTGCTCGTGACCGGTCGGGTCAGTGGGAATCAGGTGTTCGTGCCCATGAACGCCCGTAAGGCGGAGGACGCCGTGAACCGCCTGACGGGCTCGCAGGGCGACGCGACCACGAACACCCCGGCGTACAAGGACACCCGCGTGCGGCTGGACGTGCTGCACGACGTGGGCCCCAATCCGCTGCCCGCCACGAACCCGCGCTGGGGGCACCCGACGCCGCAGCAGGGCGTGGAGGTCGAGCGCAAGTGGGCGCGGCCCGACTACGTGTTCCCGGGCGGGCTGCTGCCCATGCACGGCGACAGCCTGAACGCGCGCGCCGACGCGCTGGGCGCCGATGACTGA
- a CDS encoding cation diffusion facilitator family transporter translates to MTVPSASQQSSQRASRLALGSILVAVVVLGLKFLAYVLTGSVALYSDALESIINVAAAVAAFIALRVAARPADANHPYGHTKAEYFSAVAEGVLIVLAAAAIVREALPVLMNPAPPEGGTGLVGLGVNLGASALNALWATVLLRHGRALRSPALLADGKHVMSDVVTSVGVLVGVLAARLTGLYWLDPLLAVLVALNILWSGWLLVRDSVGGLMDAAVDSDTERRIRAAMSEAGAGALEMHDLRTRHAGSLTFIEFHMVVPGDMTVTEAHAICDRLEDAIRATTPECSINIHVEPADKAKHHGVLVL, encoded by the coding sequence GTGACCGTTCCCTCCGCCTCCCAGCAGTCCTCGCAGCGCGCCTCCCGGCTGGCGCTGGGAAGCATTCTCGTGGCCGTGGTGGTCCTGGGCCTGAAGTTCCTGGCCTACGTCCTGACGGGCAGCGTGGCGCTGTACTCGGACGCGCTGGAGAGCATCATCAACGTGGCGGCGGCCGTCGCGGCGTTCATCGCGCTGCGCGTCGCGGCCCGCCCGGCGGACGCCAACCACCCCTACGGGCACACGAAGGCCGAGTACTTCAGCGCGGTCGCCGAGGGGGTGCTGATCGTGCTGGCCGCCGCCGCCATCGTGCGCGAGGCCCTGCCGGTCCTGATGAATCCCGCCCCGCCGGAGGGCGGCACCGGGCTGGTCGGCCTGGGCGTGAACCTGGGGGCCAGCGCCCTGAACGCGCTGTGGGCGACGGTGCTGCTGCGCCACGGGCGGGCGCTGCGCTCCCCGGCGCTGCTGGCCGACGGCAAGCACGTCATGAGCGACGTGGTGACCAGCGTGGGCGTGCTCGTGGGCGTACTGGCGGCGCGCCTGACCGGGCTGTACTGGCTCGACCCGCTGCTGGCGGTGCTGGTGGCGCTGAACATCCTCTGGAGTGGGTGGCTGCTCGTGCGTGACAGCGTGGGCGGCCTGATGGACGCGGCGGTGGATTCGGACACCGAGCGGCGTATCCGGGCGGCCATGAGCGAGGCGGGCGCGGGCGCGCTGGAGATGCACGACCTGCGCACCCGGCACGCGGGCAGCCTGACCTTTATCGAGTTCCACATGGTGGTGCCGGGCGACATGACCGTCACAGAGGCGCACGCGATCTGTGACCGGCTGGAGGACGCCATCCGGGCGACGACCCCGGAATGCTCGATCAACATTCACGTGGAACCGGCGGACAAGGCCAAGCACCACGGCGTACTGGTGCTGTAG
- a CDS encoding ATP-dependent helicase: protein MTAPDLLAQLNPTQAQAADHYTGPALVIAGAGSGKTRTLIYRIAHLIGHYGVQPGEILAVTFTNKAAAEMRERASHLIDGADKLWMSTFHSAGVRILRAYGEHIGLRRGFVIYDDDDQLDILKEVMGSVPGIGPDTNPRVLRGILDRAKSNLLTPDQIARSGEPYISGVPREAAAEIYRRYEARKKGQNAIDFGDLITETVRLFQEVPAVLNAVQNRAKFIHVDEYQDTNKAQYELTRLLASRDRNLLVVGDPDQSIYKFRGADIQNILDFQKDYRDAKVYLLEHNYRSSARVLTIANKLIENNAERLDKTLKAVKEDGHPVVFHRATDHRAEGDFVAEWITRLHTLEGRKFSEMAILYRTNAQSRVLEESLRRVQIPAKIVGGVGFYDRREIKDILAYARLAINPSDDVALRRIIGRPKRGIGDTALVKLMDWARANGTSLLTACANAEQARILDRGAARPVEFAALMEAMADAAENYEPAPFLRFVIETSGYLDLLRQEGQEGQVRMENLDELINAAQEWAQEHEGTIADFLDDAALLSSVDDMRTKTENKGAPEDAVTLMTMHNAKGLEFPVVFIVGAEEGLLPSKGALVEAGGIEEERRLFYVGITRAMERLFLTAAQNRMQFGKTNAAEDSRFLEEIEGHFDTIDPYGQVVEYRAKTWKQYRPTVPAPSAVKNTSPMTAGMAFRGGEKVRHPKFGEGQVLAVAGVGDRQEVTVHFPSAGTKKLLVKFANLSPA, encoded by the coding sequence GTGACCGCGCCCGACCTCCTTGCCCAGCTCAACCCCACCCAGGCCCAGGCCGCCGACCACTACACCGGCCCGGCCCTGGTCATCGCCGGCGCCGGCAGCGGCAAGACCCGCACCCTCATCTACCGCATCGCCCACCTGATCGGGCACTACGGCGTGCAGCCCGGCGAGATCCTCGCCGTGACCTTCACGAACAAGGCCGCCGCCGAGATGCGTGAACGCGCCAGCCACCTCATTGACGGGGCCGACAAGCTCTGGATGAGCACCTTCCACAGCGCCGGCGTGCGCATCCTGCGCGCCTACGGCGAACACATCGGTCTCAGGCGCGGCTTCGTCATCTATGACGACGACGACCAGCTCGACATCCTCAAGGAAGTCATGGGCAGCGTCCCCGGCATCGGCCCGGACACCAACCCCCGCGTGCTGCGCGGCATCCTCGACCGCGCCAAGAGCAACCTCCTGACCCCCGACCAGATTGCCCGCAGTGGCGAGCCCTACATCAGCGGTGTGCCCCGCGAGGCCGCCGCCGAGATCTACCGCCGCTACGAGGCGCGCAAGAAGGGCCAGAACGCCATCGACTTCGGCGACCTGATCACCGAGACCGTCCGCCTCTTCCAGGAGGTGCCGGCCGTCCTGAACGCCGTGCAGAACCGCGCGAAGTTCATCCACGTGGACGAGTACCAGGACACCAACAAGGCCCAGTACGAACTCACCCGCCTGCTCGCCAGCCGCGACCGCAACCTCCTCGTCGTGGGCGACCCCGACCAGAGCATCTACAAGTTCCGCGGAGCGGACATCCAGAACATCCTCGACTTCCAGAAGGACTACCGCGACGCGAAGGTGTACCTGCTGGAACACAACTACCGCTCCAGTGCCCGCGTGCTCACCATCGCCAACAAGCTGATCGAGAACAACGCCGAGCGCCTCGACAAGACCCTCAAGGCCGTCAAGGAGGACGGGCACCCGGTCGTGTTCCACCGCGCGACCGACCACCGCGCCGAGGGGGATTTCGTCGCGGAGTGGATCACCCGCCTGCACACCCTGGAGGGGCGCAAGTTCAGCGAGATGGCGATCCTGTACCGCACGAACGCGCAGTCGCGCGTGCTGGAGGAATCGCTGCGGCGCGTGCAGATCCCCGCGAAGATCGTGGGCGGCGTGGGCTTCTACGACCGCCGCGAGATCAAGGACATCCTCGCGTACGCGCGGCTGGCCATCAACCCCAGTGACGACGTGGCGCTGCGGCGCATCATCGGGCGGCCCAAGCGCGGCATCGGCGACACGGCCCTGGTGAAACTGATGGACTGGGCCCGCGCCAACGGCACCAGCCTCCTGACCGCCTGCGCGAACGCCGAGCAGGCCCGCATCCTCGACCGCGGCGCGGCGCGCCCTGTGGAGTTCGCCGCCCTGATGGAGGCCATGGCGGACGCCGCCGAGAACTACGAACCCGCGCCGTTCCTGCGCTTCGTGATCGAGACGAGCGGGTACCTCGACCTGTTGCGCCAGGAGGGGCAGGAGGGCCAGGTGCGCATGGAGAACCTGGACGAACTCATCAACGCCGCGCAGGAATGGGCGCAGGAGCACGAGGGCACCATCGCGGACTTCCTGGACGACGCGGCGCTGCTCTCCAGCGTGGACGACATGCGCACGAAGACCGAGAACAAGGGCGCGCCCGAGGACGCCGTCACGCTGATGACCATGCACAACGCCAAGGGCCTGGAATTCCCCGTGGTGTTCATCGTGGGCGCGGAAGAGGGCCTGCTGCCCAGCAAGGGCGCCCTGGTCGAGGCGGGCGGCATCGAGGAGGAACGCCGACTGTTCTACGTGGGCATCACCCGCGCCATGGAGCGCCTGTTCCTGACCGCCGCGCAGAACCGCATGCAGTTCGGCAAGACGAACGCCGCCGAGGACAGCCGCTTCCTGGAGGAGATCGAGGGCCACTTCGACACCATCGACCCCTACGGGCAGGTCGTCGAGTACCGCGCCAAGACCTGGAAACAGTACCGCCCGACCGTGCCCGCCCCCAGCGCCGTGAAGAACACCAGCCCCATGACCGCCGGCATGGCCTTCCGGGGCGGCGAGAAGGTCAGGCACCCCAAGTTCGGCGAGGGGCAGGTGCTCGCCGTGGCGGGCGTCGGCGACCGGCAGGAGGTCACCGTGCACTTCCCGTCCGCCGGCACCAAGAAGCTGCTCGTGAAGTTCGCCAACCTCAGCCCCGCCTGA
- a CDS encoding AI-2E family transporter, whose protein sequence is MNLPDSTPPGRRAPWQSTGSIQDFLRNLWQYAAFRLIVFVLAGLLALRLGGWLLGHLASVVVTALGAYALAFLVNPILSWLERHRVGRAVGVLLLIVVLAGVLTFLGFLVSSQLRGLADGLPYLAHNLKVIINSLLDRLDSIPGTTGLKASITAYIDTQTSNLTENTGPLIERLVTSGPDVLDTLSSLVGWLGQLGLLLTLAMYFMFEYNTFGAGLLKLFPRTWQPTVLQLAEDVSDSFGMYLRGTVITALACAILATTGLLILKVPNALALGILSAFVNLIPYVGIVAASIPPMLLAIPQGTTTVLEVGALYFIINQLLGNVIGPMVMGRSTSIGPASILIAILVGLTLAGAMGAILAIPCAVLLKRWTNRYWLRSPLYRGVTGGAAPAREDTPGHR, encoded by the coding sequence GTGAATCTCCCCGACTCCACTCCGCCCGGGCGGCGCGCCCCGTGGCAGTCCACGGGTTCCATCCAGGATTTCCTGCGGAACCTGTGGCAGTACGCCGCCTTCCGCCTGATCGTCTTCGTGCTGGCAGGCCTGCTGGCCCTGCGCCTGGGCGGGTGGCTGCTGGGCCACCTCGCCAGCGTGGTCGTCACGGCCCTCGGCGCGTACGCCCTGGCCTTCCTGGTCAATCCGATCCTGTCCTGGCTGGAACGCCACCGGGTCGGGCGCGCCGTGGGCGTGCTGCTCCTGATCGTGGTGCTGGCCGGCGTCCTGACGTTCCTGGGTTTCCTGGTCAGCTCCCAGCTGCGCGGGCTGGCCGACGGACTCCCGTATCTGGCGCACAACCTCAAGGTCATCATCAATTCCCTGCTGGACCGCCTGGACAGCATTCCGGGCACCACCGGCCTGAAGGCCAGCATCACCGCCTACATCGACACGCAGACCTCCAACCTCACCGAGAACACCGGTCCGCTGATCGAGCGGCTGGTCACGTCCGGCCCGGACGTTCTGGACACCCTCTCCAGCCTCGTGGGCTGGCTGGGCCAGCTGGGCCTGCTGCTGACGCTCGCGATGTACTTCATGTTCGAGTACAACACCTTCGGCGCGGGCCTGCTGAAACTCTTCCCGCGCACGTGGCAGCCCACCGTGCTGCAACTCGCCGAGGACGTCAGCGACAGCTTCGGCATGTACCTGCGCGGAACGGTCATCACGGCGCTCGCCTGCGCGATCCTGGCCACCACCGGCCTGCTCATCCTGAAGGTGCCCAATGCGCTGGCGCTGGGCATCCTGAGTGCCTTCGTGAACCTGATCCCGTACGTGGGGATCGTCGCGGCGTCCATTCCACCCATGCTGCTCGCCATCCCGCAGGGCACCACCACGGTGCTGGAGGTCGGGGCGCTGTACTTCATCATCAACCAGCTGCTCGGGAACGTCATCGGCCCGATGGTCATGGGCCGCAGCACCAGCATCGGGCCGGCCAGCATCCTGATCGCCATCCTGGTGGGCCTGACCCTGGCGGGCGCGATGGGCGCCATCCTGGCGATCCCCTGCGCGGTGCTCCTCAAACGCTGGACGAACCGCTACTGGCTGCGCAGCCCGCTGTACCGGGGCGTCACGGGCGGCGCCGCCCCCGCCCGCGAGGACACCCCGGGCCACCGCTGA